CGGTGCGCGCAGGTGGTCCAAGATCGCGGCGCAGCTGCCCGGAAGGACGGACAACGAGATCAAGAACCACTGGAACACCCACATCAAGAAGAAGctccgcaagatgggcatcgacccCGTCACCCACCGCCCGCTGGGCCAAGAGGCCCCTCCTCCCCTGcaacatccgccgccgccgccgaccgccaccTCGTGGCAGCAGCTGGACGGCGCGGAGCGCTCACAGCAAGCGGAGGAGGAGGACGTGAAGGCGGTCCCGCTGATCCAGCCGCACGAGGTCACGGCGGTGCCGCCCACCGCGAGCAGCAACTGCTCTGTTTCCCCTGCCTCGGTCATCTCACCGTCCTGCTCCTCCTCGTCCGCGGCGTCCGGCCTGGAGGCGGCGGAGTGGCCGGAGCCCATGTACCTCCTCGGCATGGACGGCATCATGGACGTCGGCTCCGGCTGGGACGCCGGCTTCGTCGTCCCCGGTGGCCTGGGCGTCGACCCGTTCGACCACTACTACCCGGACCCCGCCGGCTTCGACCAAGGAGCCTGGCCGTGACGCCATCGATCCTACCAGCAATGCACATAGACCGATCATAGATCCGCTTCTTTCGCCAGTTCGATCTCCCGTtctcccctcccctagctagcaGCTTAGTTCCATGTCTGAATGTTACCGCCATGCCCACCTGAGCTTTTCTTGGAACTCGGAAGAAATGCATGATCAGGCCATGCCGATCCATGCTCGGGTGTTTGCTGAATGAATCTCGATAAAGGAAGAGGAAATCCCGACGACCGTGTTGTGATGCGAGCAGGGCTGGTCTGTATCGATCCGAACGTGGTATGCGCGCGTCTCTCTTGGCGAGATCGATGGATGCGCCGCGCAAACTGCCGGCGTGAGCGTCAGCGTGGGTGTGTCAGCTTCCGAGTTTGCATGCGGCGGTGCAGGAGACTTTTTGGGTCCGAGAAGGGGCTGATGGCGCCTATTGTCATGACGCGCGCGCGTGACGACGGCCGCGTCGCCGCTTCTTTGACCTTCTTGgcaagcatgcatgcatgccaagCTCGTGGTTCATTTAGTGTTACGAGGTGGTTTGTTCACCCCGTTTGTTATGTATGCTCAACTATAAAAAGTTGACTAGTTTTACAACATCCTTGCTAGCCACCGGATGTGCATACAGACACGAACAGTAGTGAGACCACACGAGAAAAAAATGCTTTCTGAAGTGCTGCTGCGCAAGTCGAGCAAGGGAAATGATAGagtataaaactactactttatagGCTAGGGTTTCAAAAACTTATCAGTTTTTATTTTTTCTCAGATAACTATCAAATGGGtagtcggctgtttcaaaaaacccaaaatcTTCGTTGTTAAAAAATTAAAAATCAGTAATTTTTTGAAACCTTAGCC
This portion of the Triticum dicoccoides isolate Atlit2015 ecotype Zavitan chromosome 7A, WEW_v2.0, whole genome shotgun sequence genome encodes:
- the LOC119327479 gene encoding transcription factor MYB20-like → MGRQPCCDKVGLKKGPWTAEEDQKLVGFLLTHGHYCWRVVPKLAGLLRCGKSCRLRWTNYLRPDLKRGLLSDEEQQLVIDLHAQLGNRWSKIAAQLPGRTDNEIKNHWNTHIKKKLRKMGIDPVTHRPLGQEAPPPLQHPPPPPTATSWQQLDGAERSQQAEEEDVKAVPLIQPHEVTAVPPTASSNCSVSPASVISPSCSSSSAASGLEAAEWPEPMYLLGMDGIMDVGSGWDAGFVVPGGLGVDPFDHYYPDPAGFDQGAWP